In the genome of bacterium, one region contains:
- a CDS encoding DnaB-like helicase C-terminal domain-containing protein, producing the protein MKSENLISMSERSESVLKDVFKGESAYPTFSSELNLVLSGGLLPGKLYAIEGPPDGTKSAFAALLMDKLAAEHELPALFISSTLSARELYIRSISRLSRVHSGEIEGRSWLMQDWLAVHGRDAAARIKGRIKDADDAYRKFADKIFMVEVPVQGGMHISEVRTRLERVRQHFKDARGLPELPVAVLIIDTLRGLRYKQEAKGSGEPTREETILILKDLRELAHSSGCPILALVDGAAFGRLYMKLGMLPSSLGHELGFTAYHADTTILMETEDTLLSDAIQELYDRGQDRDAAKLEEARSRFPLSNPKIGPYFPTYARLLLSTRGTGAVRNIYFIYLKAVCDFLDLAFKREAKKVYE; encoded by the coding sequence ATGAAGAGTGAGAATCTAATCTCAATGTCTGAACGCTCCGAGAGTGTTCTGAAGGATGTTTTCAAGGGGGAATCGGCGTATCCGACGTTCAGCAGTGAGCTGAATTTGGTGCTGAGCGGTGGCCTGCTTCCGGGCAAGTTATATGCGATTGAGGGGCCGCCGGATGGGACGAAGTCGGCCTTTGCGGCGCTGTTGATGGACAAATTGGCAGCTGAGCATGAGCTTCCGGCGCTGTTCATCTCTTCAACCCTCTCAGCGAGGGAGCTTTACATTAGGAGCATATCGCGGCTATCTAGGGTGCATTCGGGCGAGATAGAGGGTCGGTCGTGGTTGATGCAGGACTGGCTGGCGGTGCATGGGCGAGACGCGGCCGCGCGGATCAAGGGCCGAATAAAGGACGCGGATGATGCCTATAGGAAGTTCGCTGACAAGATATTCATGGTTGAGGTTCCGGTGCAAGGCGGAATGCATATATCTGAGGTCAGGACCAGGCTCGAGCGTGTTCGGCAGCATTTCAAGGACGCGCGTGGTCTGCCAGAGCTTCCTGTTGCTGTTTTGATTATTGACACGCTTCGGGGGCTGCGCTACAAGCAGGAGGCTAAGGGTTCTGGAGAGCCGACGCGCGAGGAGACCATCTTGATACTCAAGGACCTCAGGGAGCTTGCGCACTCTTCAGGATGTCCGATCCTAGCACTGGTTGACGGCGCGGCGTTCGGGCGACTGTATATGAAGCTCGGCATGCTGCCGTCGTCGCTTGGCCATGAGCTCGGGTTCACCGCCTACCATGCTGACACAACGATTCTGATGGAAACAGAAGATACTCTGCTGTCCGACGCCATTCAGGAGCTGTATGACCGTGGCCAAGACAGGGATGCGGCGAAGCTCGAGGAGGCGCGCTCGAGGTTCCCGCTCAGCAACCCGAAGATAGGCCCTTATTTCCCAACCTATGCGAGGCTGCTCTTGTCAACGCGCGGCAC